Part of the Chloracidobacterium thermophilum B genome is shown below.
GCCCGAAGACCTAGCACAACTTACCCAGAACCTGCGCCTTGGTGAAACCGTGGTGCTCGAAGTCGAAGTGCAGCTCAACGGCCGCTGGGAGTTCCGTTTCATCTCGGTCAATATCGAGTAGCCGGAACACACGGCCGGCAAACCGGGCCACGCGAAGAATAAAAAGGGTGGGGAACGTGTCCTCCACCCCTTTTGATGTTGCCGGCCTTTGCCTGCCGGTGGCGGTCAGAAGCTGTACTTGAACGCAAACTGAATGAGCCGCGGCCCCGTCGAAGTCGAGAGAATGCGCCCGAAGTTGGGGTTCAACGGCGGGCCACCCGGCACAAGTGGCGCTCCGGTGCTGACCGGATTGGCGAAGTTCGTCTGGTTGAAGGCATTGAAGAATTCCGTGCGGAATTCAACCCGCTGCCGTTCACCAATCGGGAAGAACTTGACGATGGAAATGTCGCTGTTGGCCTGCGCCGGGCCGCGCAGGATGTTGCGGCCGGTGTTGCCAAAGTTGCCAACGCCTGTGGCGACAACAAACGCACCTGTGTTGAAGTAGTTGTCCAGCCGACGACGCACATCCCCGCTGCGCGCGGCACTACCCCGGAAGCCAGGGACAAAGTCCGCCCGTGAGGCATCGAACAGTCCGCGCCCCGAAATCACGTTGAAGGGCAGTCCTGACTGGACGATGGACACCACAGCAATCTGCCAGTCGTTGACCAGGTATTTCAGCGCGCCGTCGCCCTGATAGAACTTCGGCAGGTCATAGACGAAGCTGGCCACGACGCGGTGCCGCCGGTCAAAGTCTGCCGTCCCGCGCGTTCCGGCAAAGGTGGCCTGGTCGCCCACGTCGGCCGACACGTCGCTCGTCCCGGCGGAAGTGATCTGCCCGGAGTAGTTGTCAATCGTGTGTGACCACGTGTAGGCAAACAACCCCTGAAGCCCCTTGGCCAGCCGCCGCGTCACGCTGATTTGCAACGAGTTGTAGCTGGAGTTGGCGGTTGTTTCCTGGGCGTGGACGCCAAAACCGATGGTTGGAATCGTCGAAAACAGCGGGCTGAGGGTGAACGTCCCGACCGCATTCGGCGAGGTCGTCTGGTTGAGGTTGCGGAAGCGCGTCAGCTTGCGGCCGACCGAGCCGACGTAGGCTATTTCAAGCTGGGTGTCCTTGATGAACTCCCACTGCACGCCAAGGGAATACTGCTGGACGTAAGGCGTGCGCAGGTTGCGGTTGAGGTAAATGCCCTGCACCGGAATGACAATGTTCGGCTGGTTGGTCGGCCCTACCGGCAGCGAGGGGTTGAACAGGTCATTCGGCACGATGAAGGGGAAGCCGACCGGGTACTGCTGTGGAATCGGTACGAACGGGTTGGCGAAGGGTCGCGAAAACTGCGCCAGCGCCAGCGTGTAGTAGGGATAGGTCAGCCCCTGGTTGTTGACAACGCGCGAGTTCGGACGGTCATAGTAGATGCCGTAGCCGCCCCGGATGACGAACCGGTTGCTGTCGAGCGGCCGGAAGGCAAACCCAATCCGGGGTGCAACGTTGTTGCGGTCGGGCGGCACGAGTCCCCGCTCGACTTTAGGCACGTTGGGAATGCCAGGGCTGGCATTGCCGGCCTGCAGGAAGCCGTTGCCGGGGGCGTTGGCGCGGAAGCGGTCAGGATCGAAGGTCACGAAGCGGCCTTCGGTGTCGAAAAAAGGGCCGAAGTAGTCGTACCGGATGCCAAGGTTAAGGGTCAGGCGCGGATGGATTTTCCAGTCGTCCTGAAAGAACAACGCGAAGTCATGCGCCCGCACCTGCCGTTTGGCCGATCCGGGGCCGATAATCGAAAACACCGGATTGAAGCCCGGAAAGGCATCCGCCACGAGAAATTCCGTGAAGGCATCGCGCCGTCCCGGTGTAAAGAGCGGCGCCAGGGCCGCCAGATTGGTCAGTGCGCCGGTGAAGGTAATCGAACCACGGGCAAAAATGTCAAACTCCACCCGGACGCGGTTGTAGCGGTACTCACCGCCGAACTTCAGGGCGTGGTTGCCGGTCGTGTAGGTCACGGTATCGCCGGCCGTGAGGGTGTCGGCCTGGTTGTCGCTGGCCGAAAAACCGGAGGGCCCGGCGGTGAAGAAATTGGTCAGCCCGATGGCGGGCATGCCGGGGAAGCGGCTGCGATTGGGCGAGTTGATGCCAAACTGATTCGCCGTGAACGGTTCGGTCGGCGTCGCTTTTGCCGGAATGATGTTGAAGCCAAAGCGCGCTTCGTTGATGAAGCCACTGGCAAACACGTGGGTGTCGGTGACAGCAAGGAAGCGGTTGTTGGCTTCTGTCCGCACCGGATAGCCCGGCGTCTGAAGGGCGTTGGCCAACCCGAACTGGTTGAACAAACCCTGGTCAGTCCGGTTGTTGGCAAAGAAAAACTTGACGGCCAGCCGGTTGGCGTTGCCGAGCTGGGCATCCACGTTCGCATTGAACTGTTCTTCCCGGAATTTCGAGAGCGTCGGCAGGATGCGCGCAATCTGCCCGTTGCCCGACGGAATGAGGAAGGAGCCATCAGGATAACGCGCCTGAAGCAGACGGCGGGCCACGGGGTTGACAAAACCAAGCTGCCCAAACGCGGCCAGTCCGGGGGCGCGGGCGCGGGACAACGCCGCCAGCGCCGCATCCGAACGGTCATCGGTCAGGTCGGGCGGCGTGCCGACCACCGACAGGCTGTTGGTCAGCGACGTGCCGTTGGTTTCACGGGTGCCCTGGTAGGAGCCGAAAAACCAGAGCCGGTCCTTGATGATGGGACCGCCGAGCGTGCCGCCGTACTGGTAGCGTTCGTTGGTGGGACGATCAATGCCCTGGCGCTTGAGGAAGAAGTTGTTGGCGTTGAGCGAGGTGTCGCGCAGGAAAAAGTAGGCATTGCCGTGAAACTCGTTCGTGCCCGATTTCGTCACGGCCGTGACGATGCCGCCAGCGTTGCGCCCGGCTGAGGCATCGTACTGGCTGGTCAGGACGATGAATTCCTGGAGCGAGTCCGTGGCAGGAACGGCCAGATTAGGCGTTGAACCCGTCCCAATCGAGTTGGCGTCAATCCCGTTGATGAGCACCGAGTTGCTCGTTGTGCGCTGGCCGTTGACGTTGATGGCCGTGTCGCCGCGTCCGACTTCTGACGTGTTGGTGATGTTGGCCGAGGTGCCGGCGCTGAGCGTCAGAAGCTGCTGGAAGTTGCGGGTTGGAAGCGGCAACTGGCGCAGGCTGCGCTCCTCGATGACGCGCCCCTGGCTCGATGAGTCCGTCCGCACCAGCGGCCCTTCGGCCGTGACGACCACGACTTCGCCGCTGACATCGCCGACCTGCAAGGTGAGATCAACTGTGGTGTTTTCGGTAATCCGCACCGGAACATCGTCCAGAACGGTTTTGCGAAAGTTGGGTGCCGTGACCTCGACCCGGTAGGTGCCCGGTGGAAGCAGCGGCACGGTATAAGTGCCGGCGTCGCCCGTCGTCACCGTACGGGTTGTGCCCGTGCCTTTCTGAATGACGGTGACGGTCGCACCGGAAACAACGGCGCCCGATGGATCGGTCACGGTGCCGCTCAACTGTCCGGTCGAGACCTGCCCAAAGACGGGCGCCCCGGCCAGGCAGCCAATGAAAAGCGCCAGACAAAGGCGCAAAAGTCGGTTGCACATGGGGGTGAACTCCTTACTCCTGAGTGAACTGGTAGGGATTTTTTCCAGGATGATTTATCCGTTGGGTGAACCAAGCAGCCGCTCGCGCAGCTCACGCTTGAGCAGCTTGCCGGCAGCGCTGATGGGCAGGGCGTCGAAAAACCGTACCGCCTTGGGCACCTTGTAGCCCGCCAGACGGTCGCGCAAAAAGGCGATGAGTTCCGGCTCGGTGGCGGTCATCTCCGGTTTCAGCACGACGCACGCCACGCCGACCTCGCCCCACTTGGGGTCAGGAACGCCCACAACGGCGCACATGTCCACGGCCGGGTGGGCATACAGCGCCTGTTCGATTTCAGCCGGATAGACGTTTTCGCCGCCGGAAATGAACATGTCCTTCTTGCGGTCCACAATGAAGAAGTAGCCTTCGGCGTCCTGCCGCGCCATGTCGCCGGTATGGAACCACCCTTCAGCGTCG
Proteins encoded:
- a CDS encoding TonB-dependent receptor, with the protein product MCNRLLRLCLALFIGCLAGAPVFGQVSTGQLSGTVTDPSGAVVSGATVTVIQKGTGTTRTVTTGDAGTYTVPLLPPGTYRVEVTAPNFRKTVLDDVPVRITENTTVDLTLQVGDVSGEVVVVTAEGPLVRTDSSSQGRVIEERSLRQLPLPTRNFQQLLTLSAGTSANITNTSEVGRGDTAINVNGQRTTSNSVLINGIDANSIGTGSTPNLAVPATDSLQEFIVLTSQYDASAGRNAGGIVTAVTKSGTNEFHGNAYFFLRDTSLNANNFFLKRQGIDRPTNERYQYGGTLGGPIIKDRLWFFGSYQGTRETNGTSLTNSLSVVGTPPDLTDDRSDAALAALSRARAPGLAAFGQLGFVNPVARRLLQARYPDGSFLIPSGNGQIARILPTLSKFREEQFNANVDAQLGNANRLAVKFFFANNRTDQGLFNQFGLANALQTPGYPVRTEANNRFLAVTDTHVFASGFINEARFGFNIIPAKATPTEPFTANQFGINSPNRSRFPGMPAIGLTNFFTAGPSGFSASDNQADTLTAGDTVTYTTGNHALKFGGEYRYNRVRVEFDIFARGSITFTGALTNLAALAPLFTPGRRDAFTEFLVADAFPGFNPVFSIIGPGSAKRQVRAHDFALFFQDDWKIHPRLTLNLGIRYDYFGPFFDTEGRFVTFDPDRFRANAPGNGFLQAGNASPGIPNVPKVERGLVPPDRNNVAPRIGFAFRPLDSNRFVIRGGYGIYYDRPNSRVVNNQGLTYPYYTLALAQFSRPFANPFVPIPQQYPVGFPFIVPNDLFNPSLPVGPTNQPNIVIPVQGIYLNRNLRTPYVQQYSLGVQWEFIKDTQLEIAYVGSVGRKLTRFRNLNQTTSPNAVGTFTLSPLFSTIPTIGFGVHAQETTANSSYNSLQISVTRRLAKGLQGLFAYTWSHTIDNYSGQITSAGTSDVSADVGDQATFAGTRGTADFDRRHRVVASFVYDLPKFYQGDGALKYLVNDWQIAVVSIVQSGLPFNVISGRGLFDASRADFVPGFRGSAARSGDVRRRLDNYFNTGAFVVATGVGNFGNTGRNILRGPAQANSDISIVKFFPIGERQRVEFRTEFFNAFNQTNFANPVSTGAPLVPGGPPLNPNFGRILSTSTGPRLIQFAFKYSF